In a single window of the Mycobacterium bourgelatii genome:
- a CDS encoding CHAD domain-containing protein: protein MCAASDVKDRVVLAHNLYDGETASPATRALADYIIAQVEQIERGDEGLRRGEDPIHDTRVSIRRLRSTLRVFGKLLDESAIDGTEDELKWFAGLLGDVRDCHVQQRRFIEALNQIPDELVLGPVKARIRKDLRAAELPSRTRVSEAMDSARYRALMDVLRLWRAAPPIAGNDITAKTLRKRARRAERKADQRLAKALESGDDDMLHTARKAAKRARYAAELRRPLDQRAKRTVKRYKHIQGVLGEHQDAVIAIEALRRLAVTAGTSSGENGFTYGMLYERERRIAEQCRADAQRLR from the coding sequence ATGTGCGCCGCCTCAGACGTCAAGGACCGGGTGGTGCTGGCGCACAACCTCTACGACGGCGAGACCGCGTCCCCCGCAACTCGCGCCCTGGCGGACTACATCATCGCCCAGGTCGAACAGATCGAGCGCGGCGACGAGGGCCTGCGCCGAGGTGAGGATCCCATTCACGACACCCGAGTGTCGATCCGGCGGTTGCGCAGCACGCTGCGGGTGTTCGGCAAGCTCTTGGATGAGTCGGCAATCGATGGCACGGAAGACGAGTTGAAGTGGTTCGCCGGCCTGCTCGGGGACGTGCGCGATTGCCATGTGCAGCAACGCCGGTTCATCGAAGCCCTGAATCAGATTCCCGACGAGCTGGTGCTAGGGCCGGTCAAAGCGCGGATCCGCAAGGACCTTCGAGCGGCTGAGTTGCCGTCCCGAACTCGGGTGAGCGAGGCAATGGACTCGGCGCGGTATCGCGCACTCATGGACGTGCTGCGCCTATGGCGGGCAGCACCGCCGATTGCCGGCAACGACATCACGGCCAAGACGTTGCGGAAGCGAGCCCGCCGTGCCGAGCGTAAGGCGGATCAACGGTTGGCCAAGGCGCTCGAGTCGGGTGACGATGACATGCTGCACACCGCACGCAAGGCCGCCAAACGGGCACGTTACGCCGCCGAGTTGCGCAGGCCGCTGGACCAGCGTGCGAAGCGGACAGTGAAGCGCTACAAGCACATACAAGGGGTGCTGGGGGAGCACCAGGATGCCGTGATCGCTATCGAGGCGCTGCGTCGGTTGGCGGTAACGGCGGGTACGAGTTCAGGGGAGAACGGCTTCACGTACGGCATGTTGTACGAGCGTGAGCGTCGAATCGCTGAGCAGTGCCGGGCTGACGCACAGCGGCTCCGATAA